The bacterium genome includes a region encoding these proteins:
- a CDS encoding cyclase family protein, which yields MVIRSLLGSLSYEINLLNPIDISIPVEFNGEQPNTYNVPPASANAYEDGQFIGDVRRGGSCNFEEYRIIPHCNGTHTECIGHIAYERISIHKILRDVFFPGTLVTVTPEKASDSLETYSPEKSSDDRLITSKSLFYVLENAAPDFLKALIIRTLPNDLSKRSRQYLEMPPPFFSLEAMEYLVSLGVEHLLVDIPSVDRTFDEGRLSVHHIFWATPQGSHDVDPKGPSVKTITEMIFVPDEIPDGPYLAHIQIPNFVADAAPSRVFLYEVKS from the coding sequence ATGGTAATTCGTTCGCTGCTAGGATCGCTTTCGTATGAAATTAATCTGCTCAACCCGATTGATATTTCCATTCCTGTAGAGTTTAATGGTGAGCAACCGAATACTTACAACGTTCCGCCGGCATCTGCAAATGCTTATGAAGACGGACAATTTATCGGTGACGTTCGTCGCGGCGGCAGCTGCAATTTTGAAGAATATAGGATCATTCCACATTGCAATGGGACGCATACGGAATGTATCGGACATATCGCTTACGAACGTATTTCCATTCACAAAATATTGCGGGATGTTTTCTTTCCCGGTACCTTGGTGACCGTTACGCCTGAAAAAGCCAGCGACTCACTCGAAACGTATTCGCCGGAAAAGTCTTCGGATGACCGATTGATCACTTCAAAGTCTCTTTTTTACGTTTTAGAAAATGCAGCGCCGGATTTTCTAAAAGCATTGATCATCCGTACGTTACCTAACGATCTTTCCAAACGATCTCGCCAATATCTTGAGATGCCTCCACCGTTTTTTTCCCTCGAAGCTATGGAATATCTGGTTTCGTTAGGTGTGGAACATTTATTGGTGGATATTCCTTCGGTTGACAGAACTTTTGATGAAGGTCGATTGAGTGTCCACCATATTTTTTGGGCAACGCCTCAAGGCTCACACGACGTCGATCCCAAAGGGCCTTCAGTCAAAACGATTACTGAAATGATTTTTGTTCCGGATGAAATTCCTGACGGGCCATATTTAGCGCACATTCAGATCCCCAATTTTGTCGCTGATGCCGCACCGAGCAGGGTATTCTTGTATGAAGTGAAATCTTAA
- a CDS encoding amidohydrolase, with product MKIDIHTHILPEHWPDLKERYGYGGFVQLDHYKPCCARMMIDGKTFREIQSNSWDPQERIRECDSHQVHVQVLSTVPVMFSYWARPEHALDLSKLLNDHLAGIVAQFPKRFIGLGTVPMQDAALAVKELERCVTELKLAGIQIGSHVNDWNLNDEHLFPVFEAAVELGAAVFVHPWDMMGKEKMPKYWLPWLVGMPAETSLAICSMIFGGIFEKLPKLRVAFAHGGGSFPATFGRIEHGFKVRPDLCAIDNSVNPRHYLGKFYLDSLVHDPMMLQYLIDLVGANRIALGSDYPFPLGEQTPGKLIESMHTLEISVKEQLLYKTALEWLGLKKERFI from the coding sequence TTGAAAATCGACATACACACACACATTCTTCCCGAACATTGGCCCGATCTCAAAGAACGATACGGCTACGGCGGTTTCGTACAACTCGATCATTACAAACCGTGTTGCGCGCGTATGATGATCGACGGCAAGACGTTCCGTGAAATACAATCCAACAGCTGGGATCCGCAAGAACGAATCCGCGAATGCGATTCGCATCAAGTACACGTGCAGGTTCTATCGACGGTACCGGTGATGTTCAGTTACTGGGCCAGGCCGGAACATGCTTTGGACTTGTCAAAACTGTTGAACGATCATCTTGCAGGTATCGTCGCGCAATTCCCGAAACGTTTCATTGGGCTGGGAACCGTTCCCATGCAAGATGCTGCATTGGCCGTAAAGGAATTGGAAAGATGCGTTACTGAATTAAAATTGGCAGGAATTCAAATTGGCTCTCACGTCAATGACTGGAATTTGAATGACGAACATCTCTTTCCGGTTTTTGAAGCGGCCGTTGAATTAGGTGCAGCGGTATTCGTGCATCCGTGGGACATGATGGGTAAAGAAAAAATGCCCAAATATTGGTTACCGTGGCTTGTGGGCATGCCGGCTGAAACATCACTGGCGATTTGTTCAATGATTTTTGGAGGCATTTTTGAAAAATTGCCAAAGCTTCGAGTAGCTTTTGCCCACGGAGGCGGGTCATTTCCTGCGACATTCGGGCGCATTGAACATGGATTCAAAGTACGTCCCGATTTATGTGCGATTGATAACTCGGTCAATCCGCGACACTATCTTGGAAAATTTTATCTTGATTCGTTAGTTCATGATCCAATGATGCTGCAATACCTGATCGATTTGGTTGGCGCCAACCGTATCGCCTTAGGTTCGGATTATCCTTTCCCGCTGGGCGAACAAACCCCGGGCAAGTTGATCGAATCCATGCATACATTAGAGATATCCGTTAAAGAACAGCTTTTATATAAAACGGCGTTAGAATGGCTTGGCCTGAAAAAAGAACGCTTCATTTAA
- the nbaC gene encoding 3-hydroxyanthranilate 3,4-dioxygenase, which yields MAKLQAFNFKKWIDEHRDLLKPPVGNQVVWKDTEFIIMVVGGPNARKDYHYNEGEEFYYQLEGNMVLKIIEDGKQVDIPINQGDIFLLPPRTPHSPQRPANTVGLVIERKRDEKELDGLQWYCEKCSTKMYDEYFHLTDIVTQLPPVFERFYNNEANSTCKKCGTRMERPILKS from the coding sequence ATGGCAAAATTGCAGGCTTTTAATTTTAAGAAATGGATTGACGAGCATCGCGATTTGCTCAAGCCGCCGGTAGGCAACCAGGTTGTTTGGAAAGACACGGAATTTATCATCATGGTGGTGGGCGGACCGAATGCCCGCAAAGATTATCATTATAATGAGGGCGAAGAGTTTTACTATCAGCTTGAAGGTAACATGGTTCTGAAAATCATTGAGGACGGCAAGCAAGTAGATATTCCGATCAATCAGGGTGACATATTTCTTTTGCCGCCGCGTACGCCTCATTCGCCTCAACGTCCGGCCAATACGGTCGGTCTCGTGATCGAACGTAAACGCGACGAAAAAGAACTGGATGGGTTGCAATGGTATTGTGAAAAATGCAGTACCAAAATGTATGATGAATATTTTCATCTGACCGATATTGTCACACAATTGCCGCCGGTTTTCGAACGATTTTATAACAATGAAGCTAACAGCACTTGCAAAAAATGCGGCACACGCATGGAACGACCGATTTTGAAGTCATAG
- a CDS encoding RidA family protein → MSSKIIESSRAPEPVGLYPHARRVGNLLFLSGVGPRERGTKKIPGIELDDQGNILSYDIEAQCHSVFKNIRVILEDAGSSWNQIVDVTVFLTNMKKDFQTYNRVYAEYFKDNRPCRTTVEVNALPTPIAIELKVIATIE, encoded by the coding sequence ATGAGTTCTAAAATTATTGAATCTTCCAGGGCACCTGAACCTGTCGGTTTGTATCCTCATGCGCGCCGCGTTGGTAATTTATTATTTCTATCAGGTGTGGGACCACGTGAGCGGGGAACGAAAAAAATTCCCGGCATTGAGTTGGACGATCAAGGTAACATCCTTTCGTACGATATTGAAGCGCAGTGTCATTCCGTCTTCAAAAATATTCGTGTAATTCTTGAAGATGCCGGATCAAGTTGGAATCAAATCGTAGATGTGACAGTTTTTTTGACAAATATGAAAAAAGATTTTCAGACTTATAATCGCGTTTATGCCGAATACTTCAAAGACAACCGGCCATGCCGTACGACCGTCGAAGTCAATGCGCTTCCGACGCCCATTGCTATTGAACTCAAAGTAATCGCAACGATTGAGTAA
- a CDS encoding sulfatase produces the protein MKWLIGSLIAGMCLLDQCRDSDNTDLVTDVTENVIVVIIDGPRFSETWGDSAGNLMPFIKDSMLSAGVLLTNFYNDGATETTAGHTAMLTGFYQEINNFGEELPDHPSVFQYFRKSKSVDSTATWVIASKHKLEVLTDCKDSTWQHQFRPAHDCGVSGLGSSNRADSLTLARALDVLNTYHPKLTLIHFKEPDVSAHDGNWDAYIKGIRDGDRAAFTVWKFINNDPIYANHTALFVTHDHGRHLDSLSDGFVSHGDSCPGCRHIALYAYGPEFDQDRIVIDRYSQIDLAVTIASLLRFTLEGANGNRIDALFK, from the coding sequence ATGAAATGGCTGATTGGTAGTCTTATTGCCGGAATGTGTCTATTAGACCAATGCCGGGATTCAGATAATACAGATCTTGTCACCGACGTTACTGAAAATGTGATTGTCGTGATCATTGATGGTCCGAGGTTTTCAGAGACATGGGGCGATTCGGCCGGAAACTTAATGCCATTTATTAAAGACAGTATGTTATCGGCCGGCGTTCTTTTGACAAATTTTTATAACGATGGTGCTACGGAAACGACGGCCGGCCATACGGCAATGTTGACGGGGTTTTATCAAGAGATCAACAATTTTGGTGAAGAACTTCCGGATCATCCGTCGGTATTTCAATATTTTCGTAAATCTAAGAGCGTCGATTCGACAGCGACGTGGGTTATTGCAAGCAAACATAAATTGGAAGTGCTGACTGATTGCAAAGATTCCACGTGGCAACATCAATTTCGTCCGGCACATGATTGCGGTGTTTCAGGACTTGGTTCAAGTAATCGTGCAGATTCGTTGACGTTGGCGCGAGCTTTAGATGTTCTCAATACATATCATCCGAAATTGACTTTAATTCATTTCAAAGAGCCGGACGTCAGCGCTCATGACGGAAATTGGGATGCTTATATTAAAGGGATTCGCGACGGCGATCGTGCAGCATTTACGGTATGGAAGTTTATCAATAATGATCCGATATATGCCAATCATACGGCGCTTTTTGTCACCCACGATCATGGACGGCATTTGGACAGCCTTTCGGATGGGTTTGTATCGCACGGTGATTCCTGTCCTGGTTGCCGTCATATAGCATTGTATGCGTACGGACCTGAATTCGATCAGGATCGCATTGTCATTGATCGTTATTCGCAAATTGATTTAGCAGTAACGATCGCGTCTTTACTCAGATTTACGCTTGAAGGAGCAAATGGAAATAGAATTGATGCATTATTTAAATAA
- a CDS encoding aldehyde dehydrogenase, translated as MIKILNYIDGQFVEPASRRYLDNYNPATGEVYSLIPDSDEHDVAAAVSSAEKAFSVWSVMPIEQRSRILMRISEMIDKNIEKLAQAESVDQGKPVNLARTVDIPRASSNFHFFATGIMHFASESHVMENRAVNYTVRAPIGVVGCISPWNLPLYLFTWKIAPALAAGNCVVAKPSEITPMTAYMLSDICGEARLPAGVLNIVHGLGPKVGDAISKHPKITAISFTGGTKTGAEIARIAAPMFKKLSLELGGKNPNIIFADCNYNEMLETTVRSSFSNQGEICLCGSRILVERSIYDRFLHDFTERARSLKVGDPLSEDTQQGAIVSKQHMDKILFYIDLAKKEGGKIRCGGEMVKLSGRCQNGWFIAPTVIDGLSYECRTNQEEIFGPVATIMPFDSEEQAVTMANGTSYGLASIIWTENLTRAHRVANLVKTGIVWINCWMLRDLRTPFGGMKNSGVGREGGWEALRFFTEPKNICVKL; from the coding sequence ATGATTAAAATTCTTAATTACATCGACGGCCAATTCGTTGAACCTGCCAGCAGGCGCTATCTGGATAATTACAATCCGGCTACAGGCGAGGTGTATTCACTAATTCCCGACTCAGATGAACATGATGTAGCTGCGGCTGTATCGTCGGCTGAAAAAGCTTTTTCGGTTTGGTCGGTTATGCCCATAGAACAGCGTTCACGAATTCTTATGCGTATCAGCGAGATGATTGATAAGAATATAGAAAAGCTTGCACAAGCTGAAAGCGTCGATCAGGGAAAACCGGTGAACCTTGCCCGAACGGTAGATATCCCTCGTGCTTCAAGCAATTTTCATTTTTTTGCAACGGGCATCATGCATTTCGCCAGCGAGTCTCACGTCATGGAAAACCGCGCTGTCAATTACACGGTTCGCGCGCCAATTGGAGTGGTAGGATGCATTTCTCCCTGGAATCTTCCGCTCTATTTATTTACCTGGAAAATTGCTCCTGCTTTGGCCGCGGGGAATTGCGTGGTAGCAAAACCTTCCGAAATTACTCCGATGACGGCGTATATGTTGTCTGATATTTGTGGAGAAGCGAGATTGCCTGCCGGTGTATTGAATATCGTGCATGGACTCGGGCCAAAAGTGGGTGACGCAATTTCCAAACATCCGAAAATTACCGCCATTTCGTTTACCGGTGGAACAAAAACCGGAGCTGAAATCGCCAGAATTGCGGCGCCAATGTTCAAGAAGCTGTCGCTTGAACTAGGCGGAAAAAATCCAAACATCATTTTTGCCGATTGTAACTATAATGAGATGTTGGAAACAACTGTACGGTCTTCGTTTTCCAATCAAGGTGAAATTTGTCTCTGCGGATCGCGTATTTTGGTTGAACGTTCCATTTATGACCGATTCCTGCATGATTTTACCGAACGTGCTCGTTCGCTGAAAGTCGGCGATCCGTTATCGGAGGATACACAACAAGGAGCGATCGTTTCAAAACAGCACATGGATAAAATTTTATTTTACATTGATCTCGCAAAAAAAGAAGGTGGAAAAATTCGATGTGGTGGAGAAATGGTCAAATTGAGCGGGCGTTGTCAAAACGGATGGTTTATCGCACCGACTGTGATCGATGGATTATCGTACGAATGCCGAACTAATCAGGAAGAAATATTCGGTCCGGTTGCGACCATCATGCCATTTGATTCGGAAGAACAAGCGGTGACGATGGCTAATGGAACTTCGTACGGGCTGGCTTCAATTATTTGGACAGAAAATCTTACCCGTGCGCATAGGGTGGCCAATTTAGTGAAGACGGGAATTGTTTGGATTAATTGTTGGATGTTACGCGATTTACGCACGCCGTTTGGCGGGATGAAAAATTCCGGTGTTGGCCGCGAAGGCGGCTGGGAAGCCCTGCGATTTTTTACAGAACCTAAAAATATTTGTGTGAAATTATGA
- a CDS encoding suppressor of fused domain protein gives MIIEPSELMRFVFDEHVAHYGEPDIHFRFDSHSAINKPVLDYLDIFVWRPTIEIPMTTFSTMGMAEKAMNGCPHRCEIHWTIRGSLSEQSESDVATFLANIATWPFLKNNYFDYWHLLPDVGLIPQFSNCESVIFHPAFKKGGWDQLMYNDLTVKLLNLIPITTAEKKLSIEAGIGVLLDRMYDQGVDIFKDRQN, from the coding sequence ATGATTATAGAACCATCCGAACTGATGCGATTTGTTTTTGATGAACACGTCGCTCATTACGGAGAACCTGACATCCATTTTCGATTTGATTCACACTCAGCTATTAATAAACCTGTTTTGGATTATCTTGATATTTTTGTTTGGCGCCCGACAATAGAAATTCCTATGACGACGTTCTCAACGATGGGTATGGCTGAGAAAGCGATGAACGGGTGTCCGCATCGATGCGAAATTCATTGGACCATTCGCGGGAGTTTGAGTGAACAATCAGAGTCCGATGTGGCGACTTTTTTGGCGAATATTGCCACATGGCCTTTTTTGAAAAACAATTATTTTGATTATTGGCATTTGTTGCCTGACGTTGGTTTAATTCCTCAATTTTCTAATTGCGAGTCCGTTATTTTTCATCCGGCCTTTAAAAAAGGCGGGTGGGACCAGTTGATGTATAATGATTTGACTGTAAAATTGCTAAATCTTATTCCTATTACGACTGCAGAAAAAAAATTATCAATTGAAGCAGGAATTGGAGTTCTGTTGGATCGCATGTATGATCAAGGCGTGGATATATTTAAGGATAGACAAAATTAA
- a CDS encoding SDR family oxidoreductase, which translates to MEIKLDNKNALVGGSTQGIGKAIAVQMAKSGANVTLVARNEDSLRTVCNELDTSRGQRHAYIIADFSKPTELKTSISGFLKQASPIHILVNNTGGPSGGALTEASTEAFLKTFEQHLICNQILVQAVLTGMKNERYGRIINIISTSVKQPIRGLGVSNTIRGAVANWSKTLSVEVAPFGITVNNLLPGATKTQRLTSLVANKAKQSGRSEEDILKEMIEEIPAARLGLAEDLAYAAVFLASPFASYINGINIPVDGGRTGCL; encoded by the coding sequence ATGGAAATTAAACTGGATAATAAAAACGCGTTAGTGGGTGGGAGTACGCAGGGAATCGGTAAAGCGATTGCGGTTCAAATGGCGAAATCAGGAGCCAATGTCACGCTCGTTGCCCGTAACGAAGATTCGCTACGAACGGTTTGCAATGAACTCGATACGAGCCGCGGACAACGTCATGCTTATATTATCGCCGACTTCAGTAAGCCGACTGAGCTCAAAACTTCCATTAGTGGTTTTTTAAAGCAGGCGTCACCGATTCATATTTTAGTAAATAACACAGGAGGCCCGTCAGGCGGAGCGCTTACTGAAGCATCAACGGAAGCCTTTCTTAAGACTTTTGAACAACATTTAATTTGCAATCAAATTTTAGTTCAAGCCGTTCTGACGGGAATGAAAAATGAACGTTACGGACGCATTATCAATATTATTTCGACTTCGGTTAAACAACCTATTCGCGGTTTGGGCGTTTCCAACACGATCCGCGGCGCAGTGGCCAATTGGTCCAAAACCTTATCTGTTGAAGTAGCTCCATTCGGTATTACAGTCAACAATCTCTTACCGGGCGCGACAAAAACACAACGTTTAACCAGTCTTGTTGCAAATAAAGCGAAACAGTCGGGACGCAGTGAAGAAGATATTTTGAAAGAAATGATTGAAGAAATTCCCGCGGCGCGATTAGGTTTAGCCGAAGACCTGGCATACGCCGCCGTATTTCTGGCGTCGCCATTTGCATCCTATATTAACGGAATTAATATCCCCGTCGACGGCGGACGCACCGGATGTTTGTAA
- a CDS encoding tryptophan 2,3-dioxygenase produces the protein MQKPFPPVYYSDYLKLDQLLSAQLPKSDEYDMHAHDEMLFIIVHQAYELWFKQILHELNSVVECFEKKTVDEKNIGIAVARLQRVTEIQKLLIDQLRILETMTPLDFLDFRDILMPASGFQSVQFRLIENLLGLKPAQRKMYNQFAYHTRLSKEHQTLIRKSEEAVSLFDLVEKWLERTPFLEFKNFNFWNSYRAAVDSMLDNDRKTIENHPGLSENEKTEQIKQLEKTRENFEAVFDATKHEQLVKDGFRRLSHRATQAALLICLYRDQPILHLPFKFLTALIDIDELFTTWRYRHTLMVHRMIGTKIGTGGSSGHDYLRITTEQHKVFTDLFNLSTFLIPRSALPQLPADIEKNLGFYYGQK, from the coding sequence ATGCAGAAGCCTTTTCCGCCCGTTTATTATTCCGATTATTTAAAACTCGATCAGTTGCTTTCCGCACAATTGCCGAAAAGCGATGAATACGATATGCACGCGCACGATGAAATGTTATTTATCATTGTCCATCAGGCATATGAGTTGTGGTTTAAACAAATTTTGCACGAGCTTAATTCCGTAGTGGAATGTTTTGAAAAGAAAACGGTTGATGAAAAAAATATCGGTATTGCCGTGGCGCGCCTGCAGCGTGTTACTGAAATTCAAAAATTACTGATCGATCAATTACGTATTCTCGAAACGATGACGCCGCTGGATTTCCTCGATTTCCGCGACATTCTGATGCCGGCGTCGGGATTTCAGAGCGTACAGTTCCGTCTGATTGAAAATTTGTTGGGTTTAAAACCGGCTCAGCGGAAAATGTACAATCAATTTGCTTATCATACTCGTTTATCGAAAGAACACCAGACATTGATCCGGAAATCGGAGGAAGCAGTGTCGTTGTTTGATTTGGTTGAAAAATGGCTTGAACGGACGCCTTTTTTGGAATTTAAAAATTTCAATTTTTGGAATTCGTATAGGGCCGCTGTAGATTCCATGTTGGACAATGATCGTAAAACCATCGAAAATCATCCCGGGCTTTCTGAAAATGAAAAAACCGAACAGATCAAACAACTTGAAAAAACTCGCGAAAATTTCGAAGCCGTGTTCGATGCGACCAAACACGAACAGTTAGTAAAGGATGGATTTCGACGACTGTCTCATCGGGCGACACAGGCTGCATTGCTCATTTGCCTTTACCGTGACCAGCCGATTTTGCATTTGCCGTTCAAATTTTTGACGGCGCTTATCGACATCGACGAATTATTTACCACCTGGCGTTACAGACATACGTTAATGGTTCATCGTATGATCGGAACTAAAATCGGAACGGGCGGTTCGTCCGGGCATGACTATTTGCGCATTACGACGGAACAACATAAAGTATTTACCGACTTATTCAATCTTTCGACATTTTTAATTCCAAGGTCGGCTTTGCCGCAATTACCGGCAGACATTGAAAAAAATCTGGGCTTTTATTACGGACAGAAGTGA
- the rpiB gene encoding ribose 5-phosphate isomerase B — protein sequence MTIAVGCDHGGFPLKQTIIETVKKAGHQVVDLGTHSTEAADYPDYAAAVAQEVLKGSAQRGIIICGSGVGATVAANKFKGIRAGLCHDTFSAHQGVEDDDMNVLTLGARIIGPNIAVEITESFLRAKFSNAERHVRRLNKVKSFEEHFGK from the coding sequence ATGACCATTGCAGTCGGATGCGATCACGGCGGATTCCCGTTGAAGCAAACGATCATTGAAACGGTGAAAAAAGCCGGTCACCAAGTGGTAGATCTTGGCACGCACAGCACCGAGGCGGCGGATTATCCGGATTATGCCGCTGCGGTAGCACAAGAAGTTTTAAAGGGCAGCGCGCAACGCGGCATAATTATTTGCGGCAGCGGCGTTGGTGCGACGGTGGCGGCCAATAAATTCAAGGGTATTCGGGCAGGATTATGCCACGATACTTTTTCTGCGCATCAAGGCGTGGAGGACGACGATATGAATGTATTGACTTTAGGTGCGCGTATTATCGGGCCGAATATTGCCGTGGAAATTACTGAATCGTTTTTGAGAGCGAAGTTTTCCAATGCCGAGCGCCACGTTCGTCGGCTTAATAAAGTAAAATCATTCGAGGAACATTTTGGAAAATAA
- a CDS encoding ferredoxin family protein, with protein sequence MAYVICEPCIGVKDTACVKVCPVDCIYDSEGWDQLYIHPDECIDCGACEPECPVEAIFAAENVPDKWKHFTQKNADMFKQ encoded by the coding sequence ATGGCCTACGTTATCTGTGAACCTTGTATCGGCGTCAAGGATACGGCTTGTGTTAAAGTCTGCCCGGTCGATTGCATTTATGATTCTGAGGGATGGGATCAATTATATATACACCCGGATGAGTGTATTGATTGCGGCGCCTGCGAACCGGAATGCCCGGTCGAAGCGATTTTTGCGGCTGAAAATGTTCCGGACAAATGGAAACATTTTACTCAGAAAAACGCTGACATGTTCAAGCAATAA
- a CDS encoding amino acid permease, translating to MVTKSIQDLMKQASDSEHGLKRTLGPTNLAALGIGAIIGAGIFVLTGQAAAQYAGPAIVLSFIVSGLACAFAGLCYAEFASMIPVAGSAYTYAYATMGEFLAWVIGWDLILEYLFSASTVAVGWSGYVVSFMRDFGIVIPGYLSNAPFIHDPNTGWQTTGAFMNLPAMFVVALMTTLLVIGIRETAGFNNLVVALKIIVILLFIIFGFGFVVAANWDPFIPPNTGEFGQFGWSGILRGAGVIFFAYIGFDAVSTAAQEAKNPQKDMPIGILGSLGVSTVLYILVALVLTGIVSYKQLLVPDPIAVGVDATGDGLFWLRPFIKLGAIAGLSSVVLVMLMGQPRIFFSMSQDGLLPKAFSNVHPTFRTPYVATILTGTVAMFVAGLFPIGILGELVSIGTLLAFTIVCVGILVLRKTRPDLERPFRTPWVPLVPILGALISLAQMIALPVDTWLRLIIWMLIGFAIYFFYSRHHSRIRAQMNSGAQ from the coding sequence ATGGTAACTAAATCGATTCAGGACCTGATGAAACAGGCATCGGATAGCGAACACGGATTGAAACGTACACTGGGCCCGACCAATCTGGCGGCTTTAGGTATTGGCGCTATCATTGGCGCCGGGATTTTTGTTTTAACGGGGCAAGCGGCGGCACAATATGCCGGTCCGGCAATTGTTTTGTCCTTCATCGTTTCGGGTTTGGCCTGCGCTTTTGCAGGTCTTTGTTATGCGGAATTTGCGTCGATGATTCCAGTCGCAGGAAGCGCGTATACGTATGCCTATGCGACGATGGGCGAATTCCTGGCATGGGTGATCGGCTGGGATTTGATTCTTGAATATCTTTTCAGCGCTTCGACAGTGGCTGTAGGATGGTCAGGATATGTCGTGAGCTTTATGAGAGATTTCGGGATTGTGATTCCTGGTTATCTTTCCAACGCTCCTTTCATTCATGATCCGAATACAGGGTGGCAAACGACCGGGGCGTTCATGAATTTACCCGCAATGTTCGTGGTCGCTTTGATGACAACGCTCTTGGTAATAGGCATCCGGGAAACTGCCGGATTTAATAATCTTGTGGTGGCCTTAAAGATCATTGTCATTTTACTGTTTATCATTTTCGGATTTGGATTTGTCGTCGCAGCCAATTGGGATCCCTTCATTCCACCTAATACCGGTGAATTTGGGCAATTTGGATGGAGTGGAATTTTACGAGGAGCCGGGGTAATCTTTTTTGCATACATTGGATTCGACGCGGTATCGACTGCGGCGCAGGAGGCCAAAAACCCCCAAAAAGATATGCCTATTGGAATCTTAGGTTCATTAGGGGTTTCGACAGTACTATACATTTTAGTCGCGTTGGTGTTAACGGGCATCGTCAGTTATAAACAACTGTTAGTGCCGGATCCGATTGCCGTTGGTGTCGATGCGACGGGCGATGGGCTTTTTTGGCTGCGTCCCTTCATCAAACTGGGCGCCATTGCCGGATTAAGTTCGGTCGTACTCGTCATGCTTATGGGACAACCGAGAATTTTCTTTTCGATGTCGCAAGACGGACTTTTGCCTAAGGCTTTTTCGAATGTTCATCCCACATTTCGTACGCCCTATGTCGCAACGATTTTGACCGGCACGGTTGCTATGTTTGTAGCCGGACTTTTTCCTATCGGCATTTTGGGTGAACTCGTATCGATCGGGACTTTGTTGGCTTTTACGATCGTTTGCGTTGGCATTTTAGTATTGAGAAAGACACGTCCGGATCTTGAGCGGCCATTCAGAACGCCTTGGGTTCCATTGGTACCGATTTTAGGTGCACTCATTTCTCTTGCTCAGATGATTGCTTTGCCGGTCGATACATGGCTCCGGCTTATCATCTGGATGCTTATCGGTTTTGCAATTTATTTTTTTTACAGTCGTCATCATAGCCGGATCCGTGCTCAAATGAACTCCGGCGCACAGTAA
- a CDS encoding zinc ribbon domain-containing protein, producing MPIYEFRCQQCEAVFQELFSTSHISITDVECPHCHAKKAEKLLSVFAAETKSGNALPVMSGGGCGPSCGCHH from the coding sequence ATGCCCATTTATGAATTTCGTTGCCAGCAATGTGAGGCAGTTTTTCAGGAATTATTTTCGACTTCCCACATTTCGATTACCGATGTTGAATGTCCGCATTGTCATGCCAAAAAGGCTGAAAAATTATTATCTGTTTTTGCGGCTGAAACTAAATCTGGAAACGCATTACCGGTAATGTCAGGCGGCGGATGCGGTCCTTCTTGCGGTTGTCATCACTGA